From Ananas comosus cultivar F153 linkage group 8, ASM154086v1, whole genome shotgun sequence, one genomic window encodes:
- the LOC109714151 gene encoding aspartic proteinase CDR1-like, with protein sequence MAASASFAALDLLLLLSLCLIVISLKPMPTNGFAVDLIHRDSLRSPLYDASLSAPQRLRAAARRSHARAELLSRTLSPARAATAPSSDNDGSNNGSIESEVVANNFEYLMTIHVGSPPNKILAIADTGSDLIWTNCDPCQQCYQQDAPLFDPRSSSTYSDLTCGSSPCSQLPATECGGVDQQSSACKYVYTYGDGSHTVGNLASETLTFQTVGGRRVNFPNVSFGCSHESQGTFDRHSAGLVGLGGGPLSLVSQLGPAIQHKFSYCLIPSYAAAANSSANLTSRLSFGAGAVVDGRDAVSMPLVDGEVQTFYTVSLDGISVGGEDVDVQGGGSGDGNIIVDSGTTLTYLVPGVLRPLEAKLKRSIQLPIVKDPEGLFELCFDISNAASDFEFPEIALRFGAAAVVLSASNAFVRQEDGAACLAMATGSGLSILGNIAQQNFHIGYDLQERKLSFAKTDCATTSI encoded by the coding sequence ATGGCGGCCTCCGCTTCATTTGCCGCACTggaccttctcctcctcctttctcTCTGTCTCATCGTGATATCCCTCAAACCAATGCCCACCAACGGCTTCGCCGTCGACCTCATACACCGCGACTCCTTGCGCTCTCCGCTCTACGACGCCTCCCTCTCCGCCCCCCAGCGATTGCGTGCCGCCGCGCGCCGCTCCCACGCGCGCGCCGAGCTCCTCAGCCGCACCTTGTCGCCGGCACGTGCGGCTACGGCGCCGTCCTCCGACAACGACGGCAGCAACAACGGGTCCATCGAGTCGGAGGTGGTGGCCAACAACTTCGAGTACCTCATGACCATCCACGTCGGCTCCCCGCCGAACAAAATCCTGGCCATTGCCGACACGGGCAGCGACCTCATCTGGACCAACTGCGATCCTTGCCAGCAGTGCTACCAGCAGGACGCTCCTCTCTTCGACCCCCGCAGCTCCTCCACCTACTCCGACCTCACGTGCGGCTCGTCCCCGTGCTCCCAGCTCCCCGCCACGGAATGCGGCGGCGTCGACCAGCAGTCGAGCGCATGCAAGTACGTGTACACGTACGGAGACGGATCCCACACGGTCGGAAACCTCGCGAGCGAGACGCTCACCTTCCAGACGGTCGGCGGGCGGCGCGTAAACTTTCCGAACGTCTCCTTCGGATGCTCGCACGAATCTCAAGGCACGTTCGACCGCCACTCGGCCGGGCTCGTCGGCCTCGGGGGCGGCCCGCTATCGCTCGTCTCCCAGCTGGGCCCCGCCATACAGCACAAGTTCTCCTACTGCTTGATCCCCTCGTACGCCGCCGCTGCGAACTCGTCCGCCAACTTGACGAGTCGACTGAGCTTCGGCGCCGGTGCCGTAGTCGACGGTAGAGACGCCGTATCTATGCCGCTCGTGGACGGCGAGGTTCAGACCTTCTACACCGTATCTCTCGACGGAATAAGCGTCGGCGGCGAGGATGTCGACGTGcaaggcggcggcagcggcgacgGCAACATAATAGTCGACTCCGGGACGACGTTGACCTACCTCGTACCGGGCGTGCTGCGACCGTTGGAGGCGAAACTTAAACGGTCGATCCAGCTGCCGATTGTCAAGGATCCGGAGGGGCTGTTCGAGCTGTGCTTCGACATCTCAAACGCGGCGTCCGATTTCGAGTTCCCGGAGATTGCGTTGCGGTTCGGGGCTGCGGCGGTGGTGCTGAGCGCGTCGAACGCGTTCGTGCGTCAGGAGGATGGCGCGGCGTGCCTGGCGATGGCGACGGGGAGCGGCCTGTCGATTCTGGGAAACATAGCGCAGCAGAATTTCCACATCGGGTATGATCTGCAGGAGAGGAAGCTGTCGTTTGCTAAGACCGACTGTGCCACAACCTCAATCTAA
- the LOC109714144 gene encoding LRR receptor-like serine/threonine-protein kinase FEI 1 isoform X2: MASLSMGSFSIKWQRLLLLLTVLMLVKLETTALNSEGNALLSFKTSIVGSDGVFLNWQQEDSDPCGWKGVKCDSHAKSVIYLSLANHKLVGSIPPDIGQLNHLQLLALQANSLYGTIPRELGNCTELQYLYLQGNYLSGFIPPEFGNLVGLETLDLSSNTLSGFIPPSLDKLTKLMSFNVSMNFLTGAIPSDGALSNFNGTSFIGNRGLCGKQIEVECKDDNQSPSRDPQQPSSGNLVYRKPGKNSTRLVISAVATVGALLLVALMCFWGCFLYKKFGKSDVRCLGMDVSGGASIVMFHGDLPYSSKDILKKLETLDDENIIGSGGFGTVYKLAMDDGNVFALKRIMKTNEGLDRFFDRELEILGSIKHRYLVNLRGYCNSPSSKLLIYDYLPGGSLDEVLHERSELLDWEARLNIILGAAKGLAYLHHDCSPRIIHRDIKSSNILLDGNFEARVSDFGLAKLLEDEESHITTIVAGTFGYLAPEYMQSGRATEKTDVYSFGVLVLEVLSGKRPTDASFIEKGLNIVGWLNFLVAENRRREIIDPNCEGVQIDSLDALLSVAIQCVSSAPEDRPTMHRVVQMLESNVITPCPSDFYDSD, encoded by the exons ATGGCAAGCTTATCGATGGGCTCATTTTCAATAAAATGGCAGAGACTTCTGCTTCTGCTGACTGTGCTAATGCTTGTCAAACTTGAGACAACTGCTTTAAATTCAGAAG GTAATGCACTTCTTAGTTTTAAAACATCTATTGTCGGTTCGGACGGTGTCTTTTTAAATTGGCAACAAGAAGATTCTGATCCTTGTGGCTGGAAAGGTGTGAAATGTGACAGCCACGCAAAGAGTGTAATTTATCT GAGTCTAGCAAATCACAAGTTGGTTGGGTCGATACCACCGGATATTGGACAGCTAAATCACTTACAATTATT AGCACTTCAGGCAAACAGTTTATATGGAACCATCCCTCGGGAGCTTGGGAATTGCACCGAGTTGCAATATCT ATATTTACAGGGGAATTACTTGAGTGGATTTATACCCCCGGAATTTGGTAACCTTGTGGGACTCGAGACATT GGATTTGTCGAGCAATACATTGAGTGGATTTATTCCTCCATCTCTTGACAAGCTGACCAAATTAATGTCATT TAATGTATCAATGAACTTTTTAACAGGAGCAATACCATCTGATGGTGCACTCTCTAATTTTAATGGGACTTC CTTCATTGGGAATCGTGGCTTATGTGGGAAGCAAATCGAAGTTGAGTGCAAGGATGATAATCAGTCACCATCAAGAGATCCTCAGCAACCTTCCTCTG GAAACTTAGTTTATAGAAAGCCTGGAAAAAATTCTACTAGGCTTGTTATCAGTGCTGTGGCAACAGTAGGAGCTCTGTTGTTGGTGGCATTGATGTGCTTCTGGGGCTGCTTTCTTTACAAAAAGTTTGGCAAAAGTGATGTTCGTTGTCTCGGCATGGATGTTAGTGGAG GTGCATCGATAGTAATGTTTCACGGGGACTTGCCCTACTCATCAAAAGATATACTCAAGAAGTTAGAAACGTTAGATGATGAAAATATTATCGGTTCAGGGGGTTTTGGAACTGTTTACAAGCTTGCAATGGATGATGGCAATGTGTTTGCATTGAAAAGAATAATGAAGACAAATGAAGGCCTGGACCGGTTCTTTGATAGGGAACTTGAAATTTTGGGAAGCATTAAACATCGGTATTTGGTCAATCTCCGTGGGTATTGCAATTCCCCTTCGTCTAAGTTATTGATCTATGATTATTTACCTGGCGGAAGCTTAGATGAAGTGTTACATG AAAGATCTGAGCTCCTAGACTGGGAAGCACGCCTCAATATAATCCTGGGAGCTGCAAAAGGCCTTGCGTATTTGCATCATGATTGTTCGCCTCGAATAATACATCGAGACATTAAATCAAGTAACATATTGCTTGATGGGAATTTTGAGGCTCGTGTTTCTGACTTTGGGCTCGCAAAATTGTTGGAAGATGAAGAATCTCATATTACTACAATAGTTGCTGGAACATTCGGTTATCTTGCTCCAG AGTACATGCAAAGCGGCAGAGCAACTGAGAAAACTGATGTCTACAGTTTTGGAGTTCTGGTGCTTGAGGTGTTGAGTGGAAAGCGGCCTACAGATGCTTCGTTCATTGAGAAAGGGCTGAATATCGTTGGATGG TTGAATTTCTTGGTTGCGGAGAACCGCCGAAGAGAGATAATTGACCCTAACTGCGAAGGTGTTCAGATTGATAGCCTCGATGCTTTGCTCTCGGTTGCAATTCAGTGCGTGAGCTCCGCCCCTGAAGACCGCCCCACAATGCACCGCGTGGTCCAAATGCTGGAGTCCAACGTTATCACGCCATGCCCGAGCGACTTCTACGACTCGGACTGA
- the LOC109714152 gene encoding probable serine/threonine-protein kinase PBL15, translated as MPRPWRPMIAAKCCTVDDGQVAVIGNLSRCRPTRSEFSKKVAELTSFRRLMSPSAELSSSSSARFNEDLSAAAAAGYGIGAGLYAFQLCELRAITHDFSSNYLLGEGGFGTVHKGYIDEKMRPGLKAQAVAVKLLDIEGLQGHREWLAEVILLGQFRHPHLVKLIGYCCEDEERLLVYEFMPRGSLENHLFRRISTALSWGTRLKIAVGAAKGLAFLHGAEKPVIYRDFKTSNILLDSDFTAKLSDFGLAKMGPEGEDTHVTTRVMGTHGYAAPEYVMTGHLTTRSDVYGYGVVLLELLTGRRAMDKSRGKSEEKLVDWARPYLTSSRKLRCIMDPKLAGHYSVKGAREVASLALQCISPTPKDRPRMSAVIDTLQGLQHLKDMAVSVGAWPTTPIVGRNAISAKSKMEGAANGRRRVSASAKLG; from the exons ATGCCGAGACCGTGGAGGCCGATGATCGCCGCCAAGTGCTGCACGGTCGACGACGGGCAGGTGGCGGTCATCGGCAACCTGAGCCGCTGCCGCCCGACCCGATCGGAGTTCTCGAAGAAAGTAGCGGAGCTGACGTCGTTCCGCCGGCTGATGTCGCCGTCGGCCGAGCTGAGCAGCTCGTCGTCAGCTCGCTTCAACGAGGATttatcggcggcggcggccgccggCTATGGGATCGGGGCGGGGCTGTACGCGTTCCAGCTGTGCGAGCTTCGCGCCATCACGCACGACTTCTCGAGCAACTACCTCCTCGGGGAGGGAGGGTTCGGGACGGTGCATAAAGGATACATCGACGAGAAGATGCGGCCCGGGCTGAAGGCGCAGGCCGTCGCCGTCAAGCTCTTGGACATCGAGGGCCTCCAGGGCCACAGGGAGTGGCTG GCGGAGGTGATACTCCTGGGACAGTTCAGGCACCCGCACTTGGTGAAGCTGATCGGCTACTGCTGCGAGGACGAGGAGCGCCTCCTCGTCTACGAATTCATGCCACGTGGCAGCCTCGAGAACCATCTCTTCCGGA GGATATCGACGGCGTTGTCGTGGGGAACGAGGCTGAAGATCGCAGTTGGAGCCGCAAAGGGTCTCGCCTTCTTGCACGGCGCGGAGAAGCCCGTTATATACCGCGATTTCAAAACCTCCAACATCCTCCTTGACTCT GACTTCACCGCGAAGCTCTCGGATTTCGGGCTCGCGAAGATGGGGCCTGAAGGGGAGGACACTCATGTTACTACCCGGGTGATGGGAACCCATGGTTATGCCGCACCGGAATACGTCATGACCG GGCATCTAACAACGAGGAGCGATGTCTACGGCTACGGAGTGGTGCTTCTTGAACTGCTTACAGGAAGAAGGGCCATGGACAAGAGTCGAGGAAAGAGTGAAGAGAAGCTTGTGGATTGGGCCCGACCTTACTTGACCAGCAGCCGAAAACTTCGCTGCATCATGGACCCGAAGCTCGCGGGCCATTACTCCGTCAAGGGGGCCCGAGAGGTCGCCTCTCTGGCCCTCCAGTGCATTAGCCCGACCCCCAAGGACCGCCCGCGCATGTCGGCCGTCATCGATACCCTCCAAGGGCTTCAGCATCTCAAGGACATGGCAGTCAGCGTCGGCGCGTGGCCCACCACGCCGATTGTCGGACGCAATGCCATATCCGCAAAGTCTAAGATGGAGGGGGCCGCGAACGGCCGCCGCAGAGTTAGCGCGTCGGCGAAATTAGGTTGa
- the LOC109714150 gene encoding protein NUCLEAR FUSION DEFECTIVE 4, which produces MAGQSRKWMVVVATMWIQALTGTNFDFSAYSSALKEAMGISQVQLNYLATASDLGKALGWSSGLALLYLPLHAILLLAAALGLASYATQWLLITHKISLPYLPVFLLCLLAGCSICWFNTVCFVLCIRNFPLNRSLALSLSISFNGVSAAIYALVADALGGCSPSAYLLLNATLPLLVSTAALLPILRQPPDDLVLLPADAAKGDTRLFLVLHLLAFLTGVYLLLLDSVSADDPVVSAAILAGAIALLALPLAIPGVVCARAWAHRTIYSALSLNVPDFSLNPNRADDELTKELTIGRDERDMDGEDAGTRVGNGPVSAAVGEEREIVASRRGKRGWWWCCGGMVLNKDRLAVLGEEHSARRLIRRVDFWLYYAAYFFGPTVGLVYSNNLGQIAESLGRDSQVTMLLTVYSSCSFFGRLLSAAPDFLRGKLYFARTGWLAAAVVLMPVAFFLLAELDDAGCALVIGTALVGLSSGFIIAAAVTVTSELFGTESVGVNHNILITNIPLGSLLYGQIAALVYDANGQATLWHALFKSDLSTIVCMGKKCYANTFLMLGCITMLGFLCSVALFFRTKSAYDEAERRRALVDGDRD; this is translated from the exons atgGCGGGGCAGTCGCGGAAGTGGATGGTGGTGGTGGCGACGATGTGGATACAGGCGCTGACGGGTACCAACTTCGACTTCTCGGCGTACTCGTCGGCGCTGAAGGAGGCGATGGGGATATCGCAGGTGCAGCTCAACTACCTGGCCACCGCCTCCGACCTCGGCAAGGCCTTGGGCTGGTCCTccggcctcgccctcctctACCTCCCTCTCCACGccatcctcctcctcgccgccgccctcggCCTCGCCTCCTACGCCACCCAGTGGCTGCTCATCACCCACAAAATATCCCTCCCCTACCTCCCC GTATTTCTGCTGTGTCTTCTGGCGGGGTGCAGCATCTGCTGGTTCAACACGGTGTGCTTCGTGCTGTGCATCCGCAACTTCCCCCTCAACCGCTCCCTggccctctccctctccatcaGCTTCAACGGCGTCAGCGCCGCCATCTACGCCCTCGTGGCCGACGCCCTCGGCGGCTGCTCCCCCTCTGCCTACCTCCTCCTCAACGCCACCCTCCCTCTCCTCGTCTCCACCGCCGCTCTCCTCCCCATCCTCCGCCAGCCCCCCGACGACCTCGTCCTCCTCCCTGCCGACGCCGCCAAGGGCGACACCCGCCTCTTCCTCGTCCTACACCTCCTCGCATTCCTCACGGGCGTGTACCTCCTCCTCCTTGACTCCGTCTCCGCGGACGACCCCGTCGTCTCTGCAGCCATCCTCGCGGGCGCCATCGCCCTCCTCGCCCTCCCTCTCGCCATCCCTGGCGTGGTGTGCGCGCGCGCTTGGGCCCACCGCACCATCTACTCCGCCTTAAGCCTCAATGTCCCTGACTTCTCTCTCAATCCCAACCGCGCCGACGATGAGCTCACCAAGGAGCTCACCATCGGCCGCGACGAAAG aGACATGGACGGGGAGGACGCTGGCACCCGCGTCGGCAACGGCCCGGTGTCAGCAGCGGtgggggaggagagggagatagTAGCATCACGGCGGGGGAAgagggggtggtggtggtgctgcGGTGGGATGGTGTTGAATAAGGATCGGCTGGCGGTGCTGGGGGAGGAACACAGCGCGCGGAGGCTGATAAGGCGGGTGGATTTCTGGCTGTACTACGCGGCCTACTTCTTCGGCCCCACGGTCGGCTTGGTGTACAGCAACAATCTGGGACAGATCGCCGAGTCCTTGGGGAGGGATTCTCAGGTCACCATGCTCCTCACAGTCTACTCTTCCTGCTCCTTCTTCGGCCGCCTTCTCTCAGCCGCCCCCGATTTCCTACGCGG GAAGCTGTACTTTGCTAGGACGGGCTGGCTCGCGGCTGCAGTGGTGCTGATGCCTGTCGCCTTCTTTCTCCTAGCGGAGCTGGATGACGCCGGATGCGCCCTGGTGATCGGCACAGCGCTCGTGGGGCTGAGCTCCGGCTTCATCATTGCGGCGGCCGTGACGGTCACGTCGGAGCTGTTCGGCACCGAAAGCGTGGGGGTCAACCACAACATTCTCATCACCAACATCCCCTTAGGCTCCCTCCTCTACGGCCAGATAGCGGCGCTGGTCTACGACGCGAACGGCCAAGCAACACTCTGGCACGCTTTATTCAAGAGCGACTTAAGTACGATAGTTTGCATGGGGAAGAAGTGCTACGCCAACACATTCCTCATGTTGGGCTGCATTACGATGCTGGGGTTTCTCTGTAGTGTCGCTCTGTTTTTCCGGACGAAGTCGGCGTACGACGAGGCCGAGCGAAGGCGAGCTTTGGTGGACGGTGATCGAGATTAA
- the LOC109714144 gene encoding LRR receptor-like serine/threonine-protein kinase FEI 1 isoform X1 translates to MASLSMGSFSIKWQRLLLLLTVLMLVKLETTALNSEGNALLSFKTSIVGSDGVFLNWQQEDSDPCGWKGVKCDSHAKSVIYLSLANHKLVGSIPPDIGQLNHLQLLALQANSLYGTIPRELGNCTELQYLYLQGNYLSGFIPPEFGNLVGLETFLLSICHFFYFVRDLSSNTLSGFIPPSLDKLTKLMSFNVSMNFLTGAIPSDGALSNFNGTSFIGNRGLCGKQIEVECKDDNQSPSRDPQQPSSGNLVYRKPGKNSTRLVISAVATVGALLLVALMCFWGCFLYKKFGKSDVRCLGMDVSGGASIVMFHGDLPYSSKDILKKLETLDDENIIGSGGFGTVYKLAMDDGNVFALKRIMKTNEGLDRFFDRELEILGSIKHRYLVNLRGYCNSPSSKLLIYDYLPGGSLDEVLHERSELLDWEARLNIILGAAKGLAYLHHDCSPRIIHRDIKSSNILLDGNFEARVSDFGLAKLLEDEESHITTIVAGTFGYLAPEYMQSGRATEKTDVYSFGVLVLEVLSGKRPTDASFIEKGLNIVGWLNFLVAENRRREIIDPNCEGVQIDSLDALLSVAIQCVSSAPEDRPTMHRVVQMLESNVITPCPSDFYDSD, encoded by the exons ATGGCAAGCTTATCGATGGGCTCATTTTCAATAAAATGGCAGAGACTTCTGCTTCTGCTGACTGTGCTAATGCTTGTCAAACTTGAGACAACTGCTTTAAATTCAGAAG GTAATGCACTTCTTAGTTTTAAAACATCTATTGTCGGTTCGGACGGTGTCTTTTTAAATTGGCAACAAGAAGATTCTGATCCTTGTGGCTGGAAAGGTGTGAAATGTGACAGCCACGCAAAGAGTGTAATTTATCT GAGTCTAGCAAATCACAAGTTGGTTGGGTCGATACCACCGGATATTGGACAGCTAAATCACTTACAATTATT AGCACTTCAGGCAAACAGTTTATATGGAACCATCCCTCGGGAGCTTGGGAATTGCACCGAGTTGCAATATCT ATATTTACAGGGGAATTACTTGAGTGGATTTATACCCCCGGAATTTGGTAACCTTGTGGGACTCGAGACATT CTTGCTTTCTATTTGTCATTTCTTCTATTTTGTTAGGGATTTGTCGAGCAATACATTGAGTGGATTTATTCCTCCATCTCTTGACAAGCTGACCAAATTAATGTCATT TAATGTATCAATGAACTTTTTAACAGGAGCAATACCATCTGATGGTGCACTCTCTAATTTTAATGGGACTTC CTTCATTGGGAATCGTGGCTTATGTGGGAAGCAAATCGAAGTTGAGTGCAAGGATGATAATCAGTCACCATCAAGAGATCCTCAGCAACCTTCCTCTG GAAACTTAGTTTATAGAAAGCCTGGAAAAAATTCTACTAGGCTTGTTATCAGTGCTGTGGCAACAGTAGGAGCTCTGTTGTTGGTGGCATTGATGTGCTTCTGGGGCTGCTTTCTTTACAAAAAGTTTGGCAAAAGTGATGTTCGTTGTCTCGGCATGGATGTTAGTGGAG GTGCATCGATAGTAATGTTTCACGGGGACTTGCCCTACTCATCAAAAGATATACTCAAGAAGTTAGAAACGTTAGATGATGAAAATATTATCGGTTCAGGGGGTTTTGGAACTGTTTACAAGCTTGCAATGGATGATGGCAATGTGTTTGCATTGAAAAGAATAATGAAGACAAATGAAGGCCTGGACCGGTTCTTTGATAGGGAACTTGAAATTTTGGGAAGCATTAAACATCGGTATTTGGTCAATCTCCGTGGGTATTGCAATTCCCCTTCGTCTAAGTTATTGATCTATGATTATTTACCTGGCGGAAGCTTAGATGAAGTGTTACATG AAAGATCTGAGCTCCTAGACTGGGAAGCACGCCTCAATATAATCCTGGGAGCTGCAAAAGGCCTTGCGTATTTGCATCATGATTGTTCGCCTCGAATAATACATCGAGACATTAAATCAAGTAACATATTGCTTGATGGGAATTTTGAGGCTCGTGTTTCTGACTTTGGGCTCGCAAAATTGTTGGAAGATGAAGAATCTCATATTACTACAATAGTTGCTGGAACATTCGGTTATCTTGCTCCAG AGTACATGCAAAGCGGCAGAGCAACTGAGAAAACTGATGTCTACAGTTTTGGAGTTCTGGTGCTTGAGGTGTTGAGTGGAAAGCGGCCTACAGATGCTTCGTTCATTGAGAAAGGGCTGAATATCGTTGGATGG TTGAATTTCTTGGTTGCGGAGAACCGCCGAAGAGAGATAATTGACCCTAACTGCGAAGGTGTTCAGATTGATAGCCTCGATGCTTTGCTCTCGGTTGCAATTCAGTGCGTGAGCTCCGCCCCTGAAGACCGCCCCACAATGCACCGCGTGGTCCAAATGCTGGAGTCCAACGTTATCACGCCATGCCCGAGCGACTTCTACGACTCGGACTGA
- the LOC109714153 gene encoding uncharacterized protein LOC109714153 — MICCFGCSSESRTKKKDKSDVIGDLRLDTEADDQEKSNEEILTDYRTFSLKEQQRMLKKAQKEEAKASREAEKVMEWVKQASARIDASVIDELLSEERKMD, encoded by the coding sequence ATGATCTGCTGCTTCGGTTGTTCTTCTGAGTCGAGAACtaaaaagaaagataagagTGATGTGATCGGCGATTTGAGGCTGGACACAGAAGCAGATGATCAGGAGAAGAGCAACGAAGAGATTCTTACGGATTATCGTACATTTTCTTTGAAAGAACAGCAGAGAATGCTGAAGAAGGCGCAGAAAGAGGAGGCGAAGGCGAGTCGGGAGGCGGAGAAGGTGATGGAGTGGGTAAAGCAGGCATCGGCGAGGATCGATGCTTCGGTGATCGATGAGTTGCTCtctgaagaaagaaaaatggatTGA